In a genomic window of Oncorhynchus kisutch isolate 150728-3 linkage group LG9, Okis_V2, whole genome shotgun sequence:
- the LOC109896768 gene encoding dynamin-1-like protein isoform X2: protein MEALIPVINKLQDVFNTVGADIIQLPQIAVVGTQSSGKSSVLESLVGKDMLPRGTGVVTRRPLILQLVHVDPGDGRKMKDENGVEGDEWGKFLHTKNKIYPDFSEIRQEIENETERISGINKGISDEPIHLKIFSPNVVNLTLVDLPGITKVPVGDQPQDIEVQIRELILKHISNPNSIILAVTAANTDMATSEALKVAREVDPDGRRTLAVVTKLDLMDAGTDAMDALLGRVIPVKLGLIGVVNRSQLDINNKKSVSDAIRDEHAFLQKKYPSLANRNGTKYLSRTLNRLLMHHIRDCLPELKTRINVLAAQYQSLLSSYGQPVEDQNATLLQLITKFAAEYCHTIEGTAKYIETAELCGGARICYIFHETFGRTLESVDPLGGLNTIDILTAIRNATGPRPSLFVPEVSFELLVKKQVKRLEEPSLRCVELVHEEMQRIIQHCSNYSTQELLRFPKLHDAIVEVVTSLLRKRLPITNEMVHNLVAIELAYINTKHPDFADACGVMNNNIEESRRNRMRELPAAVPRDKPPGAGTQGDQEGTGNWRGMLKKGDEGAPGSGPASPHKGLAVNLLDVPVPVARKLSSREQRDCEVIERLIKSYFLIVRKNIQDSVPKAVMHFLVNHVKDSLQSELVGQLYKSSLLNDLLTESEDMAQRRKEAADMLEALQKASQVIAEIRETHLW, encoded by the exons ATGGAGGCTCTAATCCCCGTTATAAACAAGCTTCAAGATGTCTTCAATACGGTGGGAGCAGACATAATACAGCTGCCGCAGATAGCAGTCGTTGGAACCCAG AGCAGTGGGAAGAGCTCTGTGTTGGAGAGCCTGGTTGGCAAGGACATGCTGCCCCGTGGGACAGGTGTAGTGACCCGCCGGCCACTCATCCTACAGCTAGTCCACGTGGATCCTGGAGATGGCAGGAAAATGAAAGATGAGAATG GCGTGGAAGGAGATGAATGGGGCAAGTTCTTACACACCAAAAACAAG ATCTACCCAGACTTCAGTGAAATCAGGCAGGAAATTGAAAACGAAACGGAAAGAATTTCCGGTATTAACAAG GGGATCAGCGATGAGCCTATTCACTTGAAGATTTTCTCTCCTAATGTGGTGAACCTCACTCTGGTGGATCTACCCGGCATCACCAAG GTCCCAGTGGGCGACCAGCCCCAAGACATAGAGGTGCAGATCAGAGAGCTGATCCTGAAGCACATCTCCAACCCCAACTCCATCATCCTGGCTGTGACCGCTGCCAACACAGACATGGCCACCTCAGAGGCCCTCAAAGTGGCCCGTGAGGTCGATCCCGACG GCAGGAGGACACTGGCGGTGGTGACCAAGCTGGACTTGATGGACGCTGGTACTGATGCTATGGACGCCCTGCTGGGCCGGGTCATCCCTGTCAAACTGGGCCTCATCGGAGTGGTCAACAG GAGTCAGTTGGACATCAACAATAAGAAATCGGTGAGCGATGCCATCCGAGATGAACATGCTTTCCTACAGAAGAAGTATCCCTCTCTCGCTAATCGAAATGGAACCAAGTATCTGTCCAGGACTCTGAACAG GTTACTGATGCACCACATCAGAGACTGTCTACCGGAGCTGAAAACGCGTATCAACGTGCTGGCGGCCCAGTACCAGTCTCTGTTGAGCAGCTACGGCCAGCCCGTTGAGGACCAGAATGCCACCCTTCTGCAGCTCATAACCAAATTCGCTGCAGAGTACTGCCACACTATCGAGGGCACTGCCAAGTACATTGAGACGGCCGAGCT ATGCGGTGGTGCCAGAATCTGTTACATATTTCACGAGACTTTTGGGCGAACATTAGAGTCAGTGGATCCCCTAGGAGGACTCAACACCATAGACATCCTGACCGCCATCAGGAACGCCACT gGCCCTCGCCCGTCTCTGTTTGTGCCCGAGGTGTCGTTTGAGCTGCTGGTGAAGAAGCAGGTGAAGAGACTGGAGGAGCCCAGCCTGCGCTGTGTAGAGCtggtccatgaggagatgcagaGGATCATCCAGCACTGCAGCAACTACAGCACACAG GAGTTGTTGAGATTTCCAAAGCTCCATGATGCCATAGTAGAAGTGGTCACCTCTCTGCTCAGGAAAAGGCTGCCTATCACCAATGAGATG GTGCATAATCTGGTGGCCATAGAGCTGGCCTACATCAACACCAAACACCCTGACTTTGCTGATGCCTGTGGGGTCATGAACAACAACATAGAG GAGTCGAGGAGAAACAGAATGAGAGAGCTGCCTGCTGCCGTCCCCAGGGATAAG CCTCCCGGAGCAGGGACCCAGGGGGACCAGGAGGGGACAGGGAACTGGAGAGGCATGCTGAAGAAAGGGGATGAGGGGGCCCCCGGCTCTGGCCCCGCCAGCCCCCATAAGGGCCTTGCCGTCAACCTGCTGGACGTG CCCGTTCCTGTTGCCAGGAAGTTGTCTTCTCGGGAGCAGCGTGACTGTGAGGTCATCGAGAGACTCATCAAGTCTTACTTTCTCATCGTCCGGAAAAACATCCAAGACAG CGTGCCTAAGGCAGTGATGCACTTCCTGGTGAACCATGTGAAGGACAGTCTGCAGAGTGAGCTGGTGGGTCAGCTCTATAAGTCTAGTCTTCTCAACGACCTGCTCACTGAGTCTGAGGACATGGCCCAGAGACGCAAGGAGGCTGCAGACATGCTAGAG GCTCTGCAGAAGGCCAGTCAGGTCATTGCTGAGATCAGAGAGACTCATCTGTGGTAA
- the LOC109896770 gene encoding sugar phosphate exchanger 3, whose translation MSSPCCGFLAQYTHHHLVAFLLTFFSYVLLHASRKTFSNVKVSISAQWTPSVQNASSPAFSPRETWEENNLFADSDEATLFLGVLDTIFLFSYAVGLYMSGVIGDRMNLRYVLSFGLCGSAIVEFVFGTLTEWLQFYNIYLYCGLWVLNGLLQSAVWPCVVAVMGNWFGKSGRGFVFGLWSACASVGNILGAFLASSVLKYGYEYAFLVTSVLQFAGGVVVFFGLLTSPKEVGLCLESETSPSPVERDADSHRPLMSDEEDEEEEGSEEVCDGGYYTIQQGDEEPRETPKAIGFCQAFCLPGVLPYSLAYACLKLVNYSFFFWLPFYLSRNFGWKEAQADRLSVWYDVGGIIGGTIQGLISDCMGKRAPVLAVSLLLAMGALVGYSHSPPDQVVNAALLATTGFFIGGPSNMISSAISADLGRQEALRGSQEALATVTGIVDGTGSIGAAAGQYLVSLIESKLGWMCVFYFFIVMTGGSIVFILPLIVTEIRAMWRDRQARTYQL comes from the exons ATGTCGTCCCCGTGCTGTGGCTTCCTGGCGCAGTACACCCACCATCACCTGGTCGCCTTCCTCCTCACCTTCTTTAG ctATGTCCTCCTGCACGCCTCAAGGAAGACCTTCAGTAATGTGAAAGTGAGCATCTCAGCCCAGTGGACTCCCTCTGTGCAGAATGCCAGCTCTCCTGCCTTCTCACCCAGGGAG ACATGGGAGGAGAATAACCTGTTTGCAGACTCCGATGAAGCCACTCTGTTCCTGGGTGTCCTTGACACCATCTTCCTGTTTTCCTACGCCGTG GGCCTATATATGAGTGGAGTGATCGGAGACCGCATGAACCTCCGGTATGTCCTCTCCTTTGGTCTGTGTGGTTCAGCCATAGTG GAGTTTGTGTTTGGTACCCTGACTGAGTGGCTGCAGTTCTATAACATCTACCTGTACTGTGGCCTTTGGGTGCTGAACGGCCTACTGCAGTCTGCTGTCTGGCCCTGTGTGGTGGCAGTCATGGGGAACTGGTTCGGCAAGTCGGG gcgaggttttgtgtttggcctgtgGAGTGCCTGTGCCTCTGTTGGGAACATTCTGGGAGCTTTCCTGGCATCCAGTGTTCTCAAGTACGGATATGAG TATGCCTTCCTGGTCACTTCAGTGCTGCAGTTTGCCGGTGGGGTGGTGGTGTTCTTTGGTCTGCTCACCTCCCCTAAAGAAGTGG GTCTGTGTTTGGAGTCAGAGACAAGTCCGAGTCCAGTGGAGAGAGATGCAGACAGCCACAGGCCTCTGATGAGTGAtgaagaggatgaggaagaggagggatcGGAGGAGGTGTGTGACGGAGGGTACTACACCATCCAGCAGGGGGATGAGGAGCCGCGAGAAACACCCAAAGCCATCGGATTCTGCCAGGCCTTCTGCCTGCCCGGGGTGCTGCCT TATTCCCTGGCGTACGCGTGTCTGAAGCTGGTGAACTACTCCTTCTTCTTCTGGTTGCCCTTCTACCTGAGCAGGAACTTTGGCTGGAAGGAGGCCCAGGCCGACAGGCTCTCTGTGTGGTACGACGTGGGAGGCATCATAG gtggtacGATCCAGGGCCTGATCTCAGACTGCATGGGGAAGAGAGCTCCAGTGTTAGCCGTCAGTCTGCTGCTGGCTATGGGAGCCCTGGTGGGGTACAGTC ACTCCCCTCCGGACCAGGTGGTGAATGCAGCTCTCCTGGCCACCACAGGTTTCTTCATAGGAGGGCCATCCAACATGATCAGCTCAGCCATCTCTGCAGACCTGGGGCGACAGGAGGCCCTCAGGGGCAGTCAGGAGGCTCTGGCTACCGTCACCGGCATAGTGGACGGGACCGGGAGTATTGGAGCTGCAGCgggacag TACTTGGTATCGTTGATCGAGAGCAAACTGGGCTGGATGTGTGTGTTCTACTTCTTCATAGTCATG ACGGGGGGCAGCATAGTCTTCATCTTGCCGCTTATCGTGACTGAGATTCGGGCCATGTGGAGGGACAGACAGGCAAGGACATACCAGCTGTGA
- the LOC109896769 gene encoding dnaJ homolog subfamily B member 9, whose amino-acid sequence MATAQSVLMLAVCILMITEFILAQRDYYDILGVPKDASERQIKKAFHKLAMKYHPDRNKSPDAEAKFREIAEAYETLSDDKRRLEYDQFGHGPSPGEPGTGGGRSGQHFHQNFNFNFDDLFRDSDLFGHNQHSHHKRAFNSHFQAHQQAHQKAQNRHKRHFQGSFGGELFDDVFEDMEKMFSFNGHTGGADSRFQGSAKQHCRTVTQRRGNMVTTYTDCS is encoded by the exons ATGGCCACAGCACAGTCCGTCTTAATGTTAGCAGTATGTATTCTCATGATAACTGAGTTCATACTGGCACAGAGGGACTACTATGACATCCTAGGTGTGCCAAAAGATGCCTCTGAGCGCCAGATCAAGAAGGCCTTCCATAAGCTAGCCATGAAGTACCATCCTGACCGAAACAAGAGTCCTGACGCAGAGGCAAAGTTCAGGGAAATAGCTGAGG CGTATGAGACGTTATCAGACGATAAGAGGAGACTGGAGTATGACCAGTTTGGACATGGCCCCTCCCCTGGTGAGCCAGGCACAGGAGGTGGGAGGAGTGGACAGCACTTCCACCAGAACTTTAACTTCAACTTTGATGACCTGTTCAGAGACTCTGACCTGTTTGGTCATAACCAGCACTCCCATCACAAGAGGGCCTTCAACAGCCACTTCCAAGCCCACCAACAGGCCCATCAGAAGGCCCAGAACAGGCACAAGAGACACTTCCAGGGCTCCTTTGGTGGAGAACTCTTTGATGACGTGTTTGAGGACATGGAGAAGATGTTCTCGTTTAATGGACACACAGGCGGGGCGGACAGCCGGTTCCAGGGCTCGGCAAAACAACACTGCAGGACAGTGACACAGCGCAGAGGGAACATGGTCACCACATACACAGACTGTTCTTGA
- the LOC109896768 gene encoding dynamin-1-like protein isoform X1 — MEALIPVINKLQDVFNTVGADIIQLPQIAVVGTQSSGKSSVLESLVGKDMLPRGTGVVTRRPLILQLVHVDPGDGRKMKDENGVEGDEWGKFLHTKNKIYPDFSEIRQEIENETERISGINKGISDEPIHLKIFSPNVVNLTLVDLPGITKVPVGDQPQDIEVQIRELILKHISNPNSIILAVTAANTDMATSEALKVAREVDPDGRRTLAVVTKLDLMDAGTDAMDALLGRVIPVKLGLIGVVNRSQLDINNKKSVSDAIRDEHAFLQKKYPSLANRNGTKYLSRTLNRLLMHHIRDCLPELKTRINVLAAQYQSLLSSYGQPVEDQNATLLQLITKFAAEYCHTIEGTAKYIETAELCGGARICYIFHETFGRTLESVDPLGGLNTIDILTAIRNATGPRPSLFVPEVSFELLVKKQVKRLEEPSLRCVELVHEEMQRIIQHCSNYSTQELLRFPKLHDAIVEVVTSLLRKRLPITNEMVHNLVAIELAYINTKHPDFADACGVMNNNIEESRRNRMRELPAAVPRDKSVVNGPVGQPPIPTEPPASVDAEGAKPPGAGTQGDQEGTGNWRGMLKKGDEGAPGSGPASPHKGLAVNLLDVPVPVARKLSSREQRDCEVIERLIKSYFLIVRKNIQDSVPKAVMHFLVNHVKDSLQSELVGQLYKSSLLNDLLTESEDMAQRRKEAADMLEALQKASQVIAEIRETHLW; from the exons ATGGAGGCTCTAATCCCCGTTATAAACAAGCTTCAAGATGTCTTCAATACGGTGGGAGCAGACATAATACAGCTGCCGCAGATAGCAGTCGTTGGAACCCAG AGCAGTGGGAAGAGCTCTGTGTTGGAGAGCCTGGTTGGCAAGGACATGCTGCCCCGTGGGACAGGTGTAGTGACCCGCCGGCCACTCATCCTACAGCTAGTCCACGTGGATCCTGGAGATGGCAGGAAAATGAAAGATGAGAATG GCGTGGAAGGAGATGAATGGGGCAAGTTCTTACACACCAAAAACAAG ATCTACCCAGACTTCAGTGAAATCAGGCAGGAAATTGAAAACGAAACGGAAAGAATTTCCGGTATTAACAAG GGGATCAGCGATGAGCCTATTCACTTGAAGATTTTCTCTCCTAATGTGGTGAACCTCACTCTGGTGGATCTACCCGGCATCACCAAG GTCCCAGTGGGCGACCAGCCCCAAGACATAGAGGTGCAGATCAGAGAGCTGATCCTGAAGCACATCTCCAACCCCAACTCCATCATCCTGGCTGTGACCGCTGCCAACACAGACATGGCCACCTCAGAGGCCCTCAAAGTGGCCCGTGAGGTCGATCCCGACG GCAGGAGGACACTGGCGGTGGTGACCAAGCTGGACTTGATGGACGCTGGTACTGATGCTATGGACGCCCTGCTGGGCCGGGTCATCCCTGTCAAACTGGGCCTCATCGGAGTGGTCAACAG GAGTCAGTTGGACATCAACAATAAGAAATCGGTGAGCGATGCCATCCGAGATGAACATGCTTTCCTACAGAAGAAGTATCCCTCTCTCGCTAATCGAAATGGAACCAAGTATCTGTCCAGGACTCTGAACAG GTTACTGATGCACCACATCAGAGACTGTCTACCGGAGCTGAAAACGCGTATCAACGTGCTGGCGGCCCAGTACCAGTCTCTGTTGAGCAGCTACGGCCAGCCCGTTGAGGACCAGAATGCCACCCTTCTGCAGCTCATAACCAAATTCGCTGCAGAGTACTGCCACACTATCGAGGGCACTGCCAAGTACATTGAGACGGCCGAGCT ATGCGGTGGTGCCAGAATCTGTTACATATTTCACGAGACTTTTGGGCGAACATTAGAGTCAGTGGATCCCCTAGGAGGACTCAACACCATAGACATCCTGACCGCCATCAGGAACGCCACT gGCCCTCGCCCGTCTCTGTTTGTGCCCGAGGTGTCGTTTGAGCTGCTGGTGAAGAAGCAGGTGAAGAGACTGGAGGAGCCCAGCCTGCGCTGTGTAGAGCtggtccatgaggagatgcagaGGATCATCCAGCACTGCAGCAACTACAGCACACAG GAGTTGTTGAGATTTCCAAAGCTCCATGATGCCATAGTAGAAGTGGTCACCTCTCTGCTCAGGAAAAGGCTGCCTATCACCAATGAGATG GTGCATAATCTGGTGGCCATAGAGCTGGCCTACATCAACACCAAACACCCTGACTTTGCTGATGCCTGTGGGGTCATGAACAACAACATAGAG GAGTCGAGGAGAAACAGAATGAGAGAGCTGCCTGCTGCCGTCCCCAGGGATAAG tCAGTAGTTAATGGTCCAGTCGGCCAGCCTCCCATTCCTACCGAGCCCCCTGCCTCTGTGGACGCGGAGGGTGCCAAG CCTCCCGGAGCAGGGACCCAGGGGGACCAGGAGGGGACAGGGAACTGGAGAGGCATGCTGAAGAAAGGGGATGAGGGGGCCCCCGGCTCTGGCCCCGCCAGCCCCCATAAGGGCCTTGCCGTCAACCTGCTGGACGTG CCCGTTCCTGTTGCCAGGAAGTTGTCTTCTCGGGAGCAGCGTGACTGTGAGGTCATCGAGAGACTCATCAAGTCTTACTTTCTCATCGTCCGGAAAAACATCCAAGACAG CGTGCCTAAGGCAGTGATGCACTTCCTGGTGAACCATGTGAAGGACAGTCTGCAGAGTGAGCTGGTGGGTCAGCTCTATAAGTCTAGTCTTCTCAACGACCTGCTCACTGAGTCTGAGGACATGGCCCAGAGACGCAAGGAGGCTGCAGACATGCTAGAG GCTCTGCAGAAGGCCAGTCAGGTCATTGCTGAGATCAGAGAGACTCATCTGTGGTAA